CTTTGCAACCGCAATTACTCGTCGCTGCTTTGGTGAAGTGGGCATCTGATACTGTGCCAGCGTCACTGTCTCGGTTTCTTGGAGCACATGAACTTCTCAGTCGTGTAGTAGTTTTTTATTGGGGCAGTAATACAGGTCAAATTTGTCATCTCGtgctctgaaaattttgtcCTCACTTGGGAGTTTTGTCCCTTCATCCCGGCTAAGTGCTGTGCGCCTCTAAAAATTTctctgggtgtgtttagatccgcgaaaagctggtagaaaaagtcacatcggacactgtagcattttttgtttgtttgtggtaaatattgtcctaccaagacctaactaggctcaaaagattcgtctcgcaacgtacatcaaaactatgcaattagttttttatttatctacatttagtacttcatgcatggatCATTTCCTATAtgtaatgtttcgatgtgattttgatgtgatggaaaatttgaggAGTTTCGAGGAAGTGAACACAGCCTCGATGTCTTGGCTCTAGGTTTACAGAACCATTTTCTATCCTGTCTCGTCACGTCCCAGCAGCTTCCCTTACTTGTTTTACTACAGGCTTCTCTGGTATCCGTATACGTGTCTTGTTTTACTGATGAAGTAACTTACAATCTTCTATGCCATTTTTTCTTTCGTACACGCACTGAGTTAATGCCGTCGAGAAGTTTTTTCTGTAGGGTGCTTGCAGGGGCGAAGCTGTGGTTCCCTGGTGCACATGCACCATGgtaaaaatttatttttcttaATAGATCACTAAATCTTACCATATAAAGTATACTAGCTTCCATCTTTGCAGTGAAGAGTGCACCAGGGTCAAATTGACCTTGGCTTCGCCACTGGGTGCTTGGGATATGATATCTGAATTTCTTTCCCTGTCGCTGGTGTGCAGATCCATACCTCAACACCGATGCAGGAACCATGTCTCCGTTCGAGCATGGTGAAGTGTTTGTTTTGGACGACGGTGGTGAGGTACGATTGACACTGCATACAAGTAGTTCTCTTCTAGTGCTCTGTAGTCTGTACACCAGTCGCCACCCCAGTTTTACATTAGACTATTGGAGATTCTAAGGCATCAATTTTTCTTAGACCAGTACAAAGTACACGCCAGCAGCTGCACGATAGTGCCACATATTGTCCTCTGTTTTAAAACTAGAACTGTCACGGACTGGTCTTCTGTACTAGCTCTTCATACAGTTGTCCtgctagggttgaaaacggtcggaaacggtaattattcggtaatcagtttttggtcgtttttctttgattgcgaataaataggatatagaatcttgtatacaaatttgtattcttgttttgagtattgagcttgtaaagattcataaaaggtaaacctcaaattcatcctatattttctcaaatgatagatataaaattcggtatggattcggaaacaaattcggtatttttttcactttttttgttgtagggagcaaataatgcataaaataatttatgcaaaattttattcttatttgtaataatgtgcttgataatataagaaatgatcaccatccaattttatacatatctattttaaaatattaaatttgttcTAACAGTTCAGATTACCACTTTCATCCCCTGCTGTCCATTCTTCTCACCTCCAACGTGTTAGAACTGTGCTATATTTCTGCAATGTTTCTTTGCTGGGCTAATGAGACTTCATTTGTTCCAACCCTTATTGTCAAAGGTGGACTTGGACCTTGGAAATTATGAACGGTTTCTGGACATCAAGTTGACTCGTGACAACAACATAACCACGGGAAAGATCTACCAGGTGATAGGAGTAAACAGTCCATAGTCCACACGAGATTTTGAGCTATCTTGCTAGTATATGTGCTAAAAGTTGGGGTTTATACTCACCTTGACATTTACAAACTGGGAATATTCGGTGATTTTTTCTTTTACAAAACACAGATTGGGTGCTTCTTTACCTGAATTTTTCATGGAGCCCACAAATCTTTTTCCATGTTGTTTCATTTACCTTAAGATCTGCTGCGCTTCAATAATACATGTGGACAATCATCTGGGCCTTAGTCGGTCACTCCTGTCTGGAACAAATGGTTGGTGGAAAGTACATCATGTTAATAGTGCACCAGTCATAGGCTTGGACTCATTGTAGAACTAGGTGCTTCCTTTACTGCTGCAAGTTCTTGCAGAGATTTACAAGCAGTTGAAATTCGCGCATGATGAATTTATCGTAAAATGGTCCCATAATGTTACTTAGAATAGGTAATGGAATCCTGGGACTAATATACAGTTTAAATGCGAAAGGGTAGCTATTGTCTATCACTATGTAGTTAGACAGCATTTAGAACTACTGGAGCATAtatgcttatatatatataccttgtATGAGATTGTCTTGGTTTCCTACTAATTGAACATAGTTTTCCTAGAATACAAAATAACTTCTATACTGATTGGTTTCTTAGTATAACCGGTAATAACTTCTTTACTAATGCTCATACTGCAGTCTGTTATTGACAAAGAACGAAGAGGAGATTACCTTGGAAAAACTGTTCAGGTGAGATCTGGTTATCAGAATATATGATTCAATGCATTCTGTAATAATAGAAAGGTGCCATTTTTTACACTGATGATCTCTTTATTAGGTTGTGCCACACATCACAGATGAAATACAAGAGTGGATTGAACATGTCGCAATGAATCCAGTTGATGGTACAGAGGAGCCAGCTGATGTCTGTGTCATAGAACTTGGTGGCACAATAGGTAAAAAGCCATTCTGTATCATTGCAGCCAATTATTTTGCAGTCGTAGCTTATTATTTTGCAAGAGTGGATTGAACAACATGTCGCAAAGTAGCTTATTATTTTGCTCAATCGTTCCCATAGCTGCAAGCATTCCGGTGCAGGAGATAAAATATTTTCGCCGCATAACAACAGTAGCATTCTTGATGCAGGAGACATTGAATCAACGTCTTTCATTGAAGCATTAGGCCAATTTTCATATCGTGTTGGTAAGGAAATTGCAAACTCCCATAATTTTCTTTTGTCTTTACATATGTTTTTGCATAAGGATGTTGCTTCAATGTTCATTTTGTTATTAAATTGCATAAGGATGTTGCTTCAATGTTCATTTTGTTATTAAAATCAATCTCCTACTGACGCGATTTCGTTAAATTTGTATGTCAGGGCCTGGAAACTTTTGCTTGGTGCATGTCAGTCTTGTTCCAGTTCTAAATGTAGTTGGTGAGCAGGTAAGTTTTCTACTGATTTGGAAGCACTATTGAtactttattttttgaaaaatattattaCTTTCTGGAAACATTCTGATATTTTTCTTTACTGTCTAGAAAACGAAGCCTACCCAACATAGTGTCCGAGGACTAAGAGGACTTGGACTCCTTCCTGATATTTTGGCATGTCGCAGTACACAGGTATCGTCCAGAACTTGTCTCAGTATTTTCATTCGGTGCCTCCTCTGAATCATTCAATGCTGACAGTGGCTTTATATGCTCTTGTGCTTTTTGGCAGCCACTTGAAGAGCATGTGAAGGTGAAGCTTGCGCAATTTTGCCATGTCCCGGTAAAAAATTTGCATGTTCAAGAGTTCTACAAAGTTAGAATAATGCAACGCCAATGCTgacttttattttatttggcaGATACCAAATATCATTAATCTCCATGATGTCATGAATATTTGGCATATCCCTTTGTTGCTCAGGGTAGGTCGCATGAAATTAGTTATATGCATGACTGCCAAATTTTCATTTCGCATAGTTAACCATAAATGATTCTATTTTTTACAGGATCAGAAGGCCCATGAAGCTATTCTGAAGGTTTTAGACCTTCAGTGGTATGTCATTGGACCAAAGTACTATAAGCTCATCTGGATGGCTTTGTTTCTAGAATACTTACATGTATTATTTCTTCTTGCATGCAGTGTGGGAAACGTTCCTCGAGAACCAAAATTGGCCGAATGGACTGATAGAGCCAGCAAATGTGACAAATTGAAAACTCCAGTTAGtttcttgatcatttgagatttTGAGCTGCTATTTATAAATACCAAATCGGCTACCTTAACTTATAACAACCAGCTTTTAATATTGTGGTGTAAATATTTTCAGGTTAGGATTGCTATGGTTGGAAAATATACTGGTCTATCGGATTCGTACTTGTCTGTTTTAAAGGTGACATTATGTTTCTATATCTTTGGCACAGATACAGTTCTGAACGAAATGTACAAATATGTTGGCCTTATCTTTTCCTCCCTTTTTGTCAGGCTCTTTTGCATGCATCAGTTGCTTTGAACAGGAAACttgtggtggattgggttccTTCCTGTGATCTTGAAGATTCTACCGCAGAAGAGGTGAGTTTTATTTACGTTGACCAAATCAGTTCTGCTCTTCTATGTTAGAGAATTAACTGATAATTGGGGTCTTGTTTCATTTTCAGAGTCCTGATGCCTATGAAAAAGCATGGAAGTCGCTGAAGGTAAGCATAAAATTCATTCACTAGACATGCCTCTAGCCCAAAATACAGAGATCTGAATGAGTATTCCACCTCAGGGTGCAGATGGTGTGTTGGTTCCAGGAGGTTTCGGAGACAGAGGAGTCCAAGGGAAAATTTTGGCCGCAAAATATGCGCGTGAAAACAACGTTCCGTATCTGGGCATTTGCTTGGGCATGCAAATTGCAGTGATTGAATTTGCACGTTCTATCATGAAGTTGAATGGTGCTAACAGCACAGAATTCGATCCAACCACAAAAACACCATGTGTTATTTTCATGCCTGAGGTAATTTATTCGCTAGAGCTGCTGGTCTATTAGGTAATTCCTTTCTGTTGACAATTAGCGTGTGTTTAAGTGCCAATCATACCTGTGCTGCAGGGATCCAAAACCCATATGGGTGCAACAATGCGCCTGGGATCAAGGAGGACCTATTTTCAGGGCAATAAATGCAAATCCGCTAAGCTGTAAGAAGCATCCACATCTTCCAGCATTGATTTTGCTACAGTTTTACATCTGGTCCCTCTTCTATACCATTTTATTTACGAAAGAGATAGTGATTTGAATTCTGAACCGCCTTAGGTATGGCAACGCTAGCTATGTTGATGAAAGGCACCGCCACAGATACGAGGTGAATCCTGATATGGTCCCAGAATTTGAGAAGGCAGGGCTTTCTTTCGTTGGCAGAGATGAAAGCGGGAAACGAATGGAGGTATGATCGCAAACATTTTTCATCAAAATAATTAACGAATTGCTGTCCGCGATCTAATGTATTCGAATTACCACGTGCAGATTATTGAACTGCCAACTCATAGGTTTTTTGTCGGCGCACAATTTCATCCTGAATTCAAGTCAAGGCCTGGCAAACCATCTCCACTTTTCCTAGGTAAGACATCCTCAAAACCTCCACTTGAGTTGGCCTGAATAGGtgttcttttcttttgaaagaAATATAAACGCTTCAGCCATTATCGAAAACCTCTGTACGTTGGCAGGATTGATAGCAGCAGCATCGGGTCAGCTTGATCACCTGCTTCAACGCCCCTGCGGCGTTTTCAGTCCAACAGGCAGATGCAGCTGTTTTTCCAACGGAACTCAGAATCTTAAAGTGTACAAGAACGGGCACGTCATAAAGCCACTGAAGGGCCTGGTGAACGGGCACTATCCTGCAACCGGCAACGGCGCCATTCCCATCTAGCAGCACAACGGTGCAAGGCGCCAGGTTGTTTGAGATTTCCCTTCTACCGTTTCTGCTTGaatttttttcccctttctccCTTCGCGCGCGTTCTTCAATTCTACCAGTCCAACTAAAGAAAAGGGCTGTTTGCTCCAGCGACACGGCGAGCCGGTTCCGATGTTTTAAAGGAAGCATTTGGCATACAAGATGTCGCGTTGAGAGGCAAATTTAGCAGGTTACCTAGGGTTTGATTAGTAGTGGTTATCTGATATGCTGGCTTATTCTGTTTGTTCGTTTGTTTGCTAAGATTACAAGGGCCGGTGATGTGCAACTAGCTGAAGTGGAGCCTGCCATCTCGCCTGATTGTACATTGTAAAACAACTGCTACTCTCCATGTACTGTATCGATGGATGAGtataaaaaaaaagttatggGACCAACATGTTGTGTTCAGACCTATACTATATTTGCTGCTGGGGATGTGCAATTCAGTCTGGCTAAGTGGCTAACCAGCTGGCCTGAATCGTGTCTTGGTGCGACCGTACGAGTGTGCGGCCGCGCCCGCCTGGCCGGatgtaggaccgagaaatgcgatCAGAGatgggtgaatgggagccttcgaAAAATTATCGCAATGAAAACTTTGGCTCTAGATTCAAGAGTGCATCCCAACCCCAGAGTTCTAGGCGTTATGTAGAGCAGCTACGAGgaagctacactaacacaaaactaTCCTAGAAACAAACGTGATCGAACACGGAAGCAAACACACAAAGCAACGTAAGAAGTAAAGCACGGtatatacaccggttgaaccgacgtgcaCAAGGGCACTGCGTCGGTCTAACCGGTGTACAGAGCCTGCAGCGATCAAAAGcaaacgccggttgaaccgacgacgcAATTCAAatggcgtcggtttaaccgacgatcagacgtcggatgatccgacaaaatcacaGGCAgatgtcggtgcagttgtccagaggagcaacaaaatgcaccaaaacacccaatgaacaccggttaatccgacgaaatTAAAACCCCatcaccggtgcagttgtccagagggttcACAACTCGAAACAGATGAActccggttgatccgacgttgACAGAAATCAATACGCCGGTCGAACGCCTAAAATTGCAGACCAATTagcaacgccggttaaaccgatgtcgATGGGAgcaaaagcaccggtgcatctaGCAAGCAGCAGAAAACCCTAGAGGCAAGAACTTCagttcatcggttgaaccgatgatcaCCTAGAcaggcgtcggttaaaccgatgataagACAAGATCAACACGTCGCAGAAGCTCTATTCTTGCTTGCGGCTTGATCAAGACTCAACGATACCCTGATCAAAATGAGTCTAAATCTCACCAAAATTTGCAGGTACGAacacaaagaccttgtgaacgTATCCACAAGAGGAATCGACGATTCACTCCATGATTTGAGAGGAATCGACGAAAACTcaagcaagaacggggttttctcaaaaccagaAACGCTCAAGAAATTCGATCCTAAGAAGCTCGTGAACTCTAGGAGATTAGCACTAGGTAAGAGGGCATGAATCCACGGCAAAAAGCTCTCAAGGCCACTGCGATCTCGGCACACAAAGACTCCACCACGAAATCAAGGCTTCATCACACAGAGCTCCAAAAGAACAAGAAACTGACCTTGATTTCAAACCCCGGAGGGTACAAGGAgggatgggcctcctttcccacgaaAATCTCCTTACAAGACTCAAGAATCCATCCCTAATTCTACCTtggagaaggagagggagaagaacagggagaaggaaggagagggCGCCAGGGACTTGTGCTTCTCTGTTTTGAGCGCCAGAGCATCCCAGGGAGGGGCGCCTCCCTTTTTACTAGCCAGGCCAGCTGCCCTCCCACTTTTCCTTTCCCTCCAAGCCATCCTCTAATGACTAGACTACCCCTAAGTGCTAGACtaaactagaaggcccttaggggcaaaactggaaaagatacaatgaagtccatctgacggctgcgacgacttggagTAGATTGCTTCGACCTGACGCAATTCCTctgatgtcgccacgcgtcctttTGGAATCTTccgggggcagttttgggaaaactgccgaaaccgatttcgggtgcggttttggaggaaccgcAAAACCTTCCCGCGTGATGTTTCCGGGCACACCCACCAAGCCCGATGTCaccacgtgtccgacctcccgccggaacCCTAGTGCCTTCGTCATCCCTGACGCCATCGCCATCTCTCTCCGACtcggccgacgtcgacgcatcccagccgttggtttttcccgagctaccaacaaactccacgccgtcccgccttggcaccaggagtggatcgccacgtggcccagcagtggcccaagcatctgggccgcccttctccaccgcacagtcgtccggtcgggcctccagcgccaccgcaaggtctcctgcctccgcatggtcgtcgagctcccgccaccgcaacgccgccgcatggtacatcggcacgcgccacgctcttgtccaaaccatctcgctgccaccgcaccatccgtgtacctgcacaccacagaccaagaactggcacaatctccacagagtcgcgactaaacgccattagtccactccacgtgttggcaatcactcatcacactaagGAGCAgacctccactgcctctcaatctcccccttgatgagtgcattgtcaacaccacaCCCCACACGGGCACTGGTGAACACAAAGGATaaccaaaaagaaatagaaaacaagaGAGAACTATCTCAGTGACCAAAAGCCAATAAAAGCAAGAAAAGATCACTTGAAGATAGCAGAGCCAAAAGAGTcagcccctaagacaagggcaacggctcgacgcactgactccaaaacatgcttgacccctcaagaaagaggcaaggctcaacacagccaAGCATGTGCAAATCTGGTTCCTCCAGAAAGAGGCTAAGCTCAACGCAACCAGCAAAGAGCATGAAAAAGCtcaaaaactccccctgaaatgcagctccccctcactatgcaacTCTCCCCCGATGTGTGCACACTCAAAGTCTGAATCTCTCCCTGagatcaaacaaacaaactctccccctttggacaaGGATCAAGAAATTTCACCCTAACCCCTAAGGTGAGACAAAAAACAACattctctcccccttgttgacaaggcacacgtcaaggaaactccccctgcctagatgctccccctggaaatatgccatgaagtgcatgcgtgcctaaaagcttccaggtacaGAACAAGAGCATTTGCAAGGGTCAAATCAGCACAGCATATGAGGGTGCATATACAAAGACAATGCATGAAGAAGCtcataagaatatatctatacagatcatgagcaagcatttgtcatttgtaaaagaaaagcatcaccataaaggaccTAGCATACTAGAAGGCAAGCAAGCATGCTAGAGCTAGCAAGAACATACAGGTGAGCTACCCAAACCATATCACAGCAACTGCCACTCAAGCagccttgataccaattgaaaactttcaaatttcggtgccaggggttgaaagcttgcaaGCGCTTAACTTAACGAATGTGCCAAGCCTAGGTCAaggaccatcagaagcttaagacaccacTCTCAGTCATCCACAGCCTTGTCCAAGTTCTCCAGAGGAGCAGTCTCGATACAAGAACAGTggtgcaagcaatcccacctggatcttttcactcaaagCAACCCAAGATAAACCAATTTGTTGGACTTTTTGAAATTAGATACCAATTAAACTATTCCAACAGAAAAGAGGGCATCTTGTTGCATGTGAGAGCAAGGGACCTAGCCACTAAGCATGATCAAGAtagcataagcatacaaacctacacatgctagtagcagaccctgaaggtgaccatgttttatgattttcaGAGAAGAAAATAGCTAAGCTCAGAGCCAATATACAACATATTCAAAGGAGCTAGCTACTCATggtcaaagcatatatacaactcatagcatagcacaaggcacaagcaaatgcagatatcatacatgagaagcttagtgcaagtgtaatgcatgatggtatgtacacaaaatgcaagaaaagcaaaagaaagaaaaacaaatcctaaactacaaaaataactacccaactcaaaatgggtagcACACGCCAAGCTCTCCCCGCAAGCGAGCATAGGTGGCTTGTTCTAGGGGCTTGGTCAAGATGTCGGCTACTTGATTTTCAGTGGACACATGGGTCAGCTCGACATCACCCTTCTCATAGTGATCTCTCAGAAAGTGGAACCTCACGTctatatgcttggagcgagagtgtaggacggggttcttggctaagcttatggctgaagtgctgtcaatgaaaatgggaactctgccataggttaggccataatcactgagagtgtgtctcatccaaaggatctgtgaacaacaactagcagcagctatgtattcggcttctgtggtggaaagggctacactagtttgcttgcgggcagaccaagacacaagagaagttccaagaaactggcaagtgcctgaagtcgacttgcgatcaatccgacacccaccatgatcagcatcagagaagccaaccaacgcaagagaagaggaagaagagtaccataagccaaactcaggagtgtatcgaaggtacctgaaaatcctcttcacagcgttcctgtgagaagtgcgcggaaaagcctggaacctcgcgcagagacagaccgcgaactggatgtcgggtctggtggccgtcaagtacaggagcgagccgatcatgctcctatactccttctggtccacagcaACACCTTCAGTGTCCTCATCCAGCGCCGTAGAAGTGCTCATGGGAGTCGGCATGGGACTGAggtccccgaagtcgaacttcttgagcatgtccttggtgtacttggcctggtggacgaaggtgccatcccgggtttgcttgatgtgcaacccgaggaagaactgaagctcacccattatagacatctcaaactccctgctcatgtcatcagaaaaactagaaacaagagagtgagaggagccaccaaagataatgtcatccacgtaaatctgaaccaacagaaaatcagcaccacgcctgaggagaaacaaagtcttatctaccgatcccatgacaaacccctgtttaagcaaaaaggctctcaatctcgcataccaggctctaggggcttgcttcagaccatacaaagccttctgaagtttgaagactcggtctggaaacttgggactctcaaagccaggaggttgcttcacatagacctcctcctctataaacccgttcaaaaaggcactcttaacatccatctgatacagcttgaaccccttcgaagctgcaaaggctaaaaagatcctgatggcctctaaacgagctacaggtgcaaaggtctcctcataatctatcccctcctgctggctgtaaccctgagctactaacctagccttgttcctcacaaccatcccatcctcaccctgtttgttcttgaaaacccatttggtacctatagggtgacaatctggtggaggctctacaaggacccagacttggtttcactcaaagttttctagctcctcatgcatggcattgacccagttagaatcagataaagcatgtccaatatctttgggctcaaaggaGGCAACAAACGCCGAATGAGCAAATCCAGAGATACTTGATACCTTGGACCTCGTGATtcgctcgttgaggtcacctaacatttgttgaggtggatgacgacgctgaatatgTCGTGGTGCTTCTCTTGACGaagtcgcctcgccgccgccctcaacATGGGTCCCGGAGGAAGAACCTTGAGCTGGATGTGGATCGGCCGTAGTCGAAGctgtggggagcgggccgccatcgtcgtctGAACTCGAATCTCCAGGGAGt
The nucleotide sequence above comes from Panicum virgatum strain AP13 chromosome 3K, P.virgatum_v5, whole genome shotgun sequence. Encoded proteins:
- the LOC120697780 gene encoding CTP synthase-like isoform X2; amino-acid sequence: MKYVLVTGGVVSGLGKGVTASSIGVLLKACGLRVTSIKIGCLQGRSCGSLVHMHHDPYLNTDAGTMSPFEHGEVFVLDDGGEVDLDLGNYERFLDIKLTRDNNITTGKIYQSVIDKERRGDYLGKTVQVVPHITDEIQEWIEHVAMNPVDGTEEPADVCVIELGGTIGDIESTSFIEALGQFSYRVGPGNFCLVHVSLVPVLNVVGEQKTKPTQHSVRGLRGLGLLPDILACRSTQPLEEHVKVKLAQFCHVPIPNIINLHDVMNIWHIPLLLRDQKAHEAILKVLDLQCVGNVPREPKLAEWTDRASKCDKLKTPVRIAMVGKYTGLSDSYLSVLKALLHASVALNRKLVVDWVPSCDLEDSTAEESPDAYEKAWKSLKGADGVLVPGGFGDRGVQGKILAAKYARENNVPYLGICLGMQIAVIEFARSIMKLNGANSTEFDPTTKTPCVIFMPEGSKTHMGATMRLGSRRTYFQGNKCKSAKLYGNASYVDERHRHRYEVNPDMVPEFEKAGLSFVGRDESGKRMEIIELPTHRFFVGAQFHPEFKSRPGKPSPLFLGLIAAASGQLDHLLQRPCGVFSPTGRCSCFSNGTQNLKVYKNGHVIKPLKGLVNGHYPATGNGAIPI
- the LOC120697780 gene encoding CTP synthase-like isoform X3, producing MKYVLVTGGVVSGLGKGVTASSIGVLLKACGLRVTSIKIDPYLNTDAGTMSPFEHGEVFVLDDGGEVDLDLGNYERFLDIKLTRDNNITTGKIYQSVIDKERRGDYLGKTVQVVPHITDEIQEWIEHVAMNPVDGTEEPADVCVIELGGTIGDIESTSFIEALGQFSYRVGPGNFCLVHVSLVPVLNVVGEQKTKPTQHSVRGLRGLGLLPDILACRSTQPLEEHVKVKLAQFCHVPIPNIINLHDVMNIWHIPLLLRDQKAHEAILKVLDLQCVGNVPREPKLAEWTDRASKCDKLKTPVRIAMVGKYTGLSDSYLSVLKALLHASVALNRKLVVDWVPSCDLEDSTAEESPDAYEKAWKSLKGADGVLVPGGFGDRGVQGKILAAKYARENNVPYLGICLGMQIAVIEFARSIMKLNGANSTEFDPTTKTPCVIFMPEGSKTHMGATMRLGSRRTYFQGNKCKSAKLYGNASYVDERHRHRYEVNPDMVPEFEKAGLSFVGRDESGKRMEIIELPTHRFFVGAQFHPEFKSRPGKPSPLFLGLIAAASGQLDHLLQRPCGVFSPTGRCSCFSNGTQNLKVYKNGHVIKPLKGLVNGHYPATGNGAIPI
- the LOC120697780 gene encoding CTP synthase-like isoform X5; amino-acid sequence: MKYVLVTGGVVSGLGKGVTASSIGVLLKACGLRVTSIKIGCLQGRSCGSLVHMHHDPYLNTDAGTMSPFEHGEVFVLDDGGEVDLDLGNYERFLDIKLTRDNNITTGKIYQSVIDKERRGDYLGKTVQVVPHITDEIQEWIEHVAMNPVDGTEEPADVCVIELGGTIGDKIFSPHNNSSILDAGDIESTSFIEALGQFSYRVGPGNFCLVHVSLVPVLNVVGEQKTKPTQHSVRGLRGLGLLPDILACRSTQPLEEHVKVKLAQFCHVPIPNIINLHDVMNIWHIPLLLRDQKAHEAILKVLDLQCVGNVPREPKLAEWTDRASKCDKLKTPVRIAMVGKYTGLSDSYLSVLKALLHASVALNRKLVVDWVPSCDLEDSTAEESPDAYEKAWKSLKGADGVLVPGGFGDRGVQGKILAAKYARENNVPYLGICLGMQIAVIEFARSIMKLNGANSTEFDPTTKTPCVIFMPEGSKTHMGATMRLGSRRTYFQGNKCKSAKLDLNSEPP
- the LOC120697780 gene encoding CTP synthase 1-like isoform X6, yielding MSPFEHGEVFVLDDGGEVDLDLGNYERFLDIKLTRDNNITTGKIYQSVIDKERRGDYLGKTVQVVPHITDEIQEWIEHVAMNPVDGTEEPADVCVIELGGTIGDKIFSPHNNSSILDAGDIESTSFIEALGQFSYRVGPGNFCLVHVSLVPVLNVVGEQKTKPTQHSVRGLRGLGLLPDILACRSTQPLEEHVKVKLAQFCHVPIPNIINLHDVMNIWHIPLLLRDQKAHEAILKVLDLQCVGNVPREPKLAEWTDRASKCDKLKTPVRIAMVGKYTGLSDSYLSVLKALLHASVALNRKLVVDWVPSCDLEDSTAEESPDAYEKAWKSLKGADGVLVPGGFGDRGVQGKILAAKYARENNVPYLGICLGMQIAVIEFARSIMKLNGANSTEFDPTTKTPCVIFMPEGSKTHMGATMRLGSRRTYFQGNKCKSAKLYGNASYVDERHRHRYEVNPDMVPEFEKAGLSFVGRDESGKRMEIIELPTHRFFVGAQFHPEFKSRPGKPSPLFLGLIAAASGQLDHLLQRPCGVFSPTGRCSCFSNGTQNLKVYKNGHVIKPLKGLVNGHYPATGNGAIPI
- the LOC120697780 gene encoding CTP synthase 1-like isoform X4, translated to MRLHLFQPLLSKVDLDLGNYERFLDIKLTRDNNITTGKIYQSVIDKERRGDYLGKTVQVVPHITDEIQEWIEHVAMNPVDGTEEPADVCVIELGGTIGDKIFSPHNNSSILDAGDIESTSFIEALGQFSYRVGPGNFCLVHVSLVPVLNVVGEQKTKPTQHSVRGLRGLGLLPDILACRSTQPLEEHVKVKLAQFCHVPIPNIINLHDVMNIWHIPLLLRDQKAHEAILKVLDLQCVGNVPREPKLAEWTDRASKCDKLKTPVRIAMVGKYTGLSDSYLSVLKALLHASVALNRKLVVDWVPSCDLEDSTAEESPDAYEKAWKSLKGADGVLVPGGFGDRGVQGKILAAKYARENNVPYLGICLGMQIAVIEFARSIMKLNGANSTEFDPTTKTPCVIFMPEGSKTHMGATMRLGSRRTYFQGNKCKSAKLYGNASYVDERHRHRYEVNPDMVPEFEKAGLSFVGRDESGKRMEIIELPTHRFFVGAQFHPEFKSRPGKPSPLFLGLIAAASGQLDHLLQRPCGVFSPTGRCSCFSNGTQNLKVYKNGHVIKPLKGLVNGHYPATGNGAIPI
- the LOC120697780 gene encoding CTP synthase-like isoform X1, translated to MKYVLVTGGVVSGLGKGVTASSIGVLLKACGLRVTSIKIGCLQGRSCGSLVHMHHDPYLNTDAGTMSPFEHGEVFVLDDGGEVDLDLGNYERFLDIKLTRDNNITTGKIYQSVIDKERRGDYLGKTVQVVPHITDEIQEWIEHVAMNPVDGTEEPADVCVIELGGTIGDKIFSPHNNSSILDAGDIESTSFIEALGQFSYRVGPGNFCLVHVSLVPVLNVVGEQKTKPTQHSVRGLRGLGLLPDILACRSTQPLEEHVKVKLAQFCHVPIPNIINLHDVMNIWHIPLLLRDQKAHEAILKVLDLQCVGNVPREPKLAEWTDRASKCDKLKTPVRIAMVGKYTGLSDSYLSVLKALLHASVALNRKLVVDWVPSCDLEDSTAEESPDAYEKAWKSLKGADGVLVPGGFGDRGVQGKILAAKYARENNVPYLGICLGMQIAVIEFARSIMKLNGANSTEFDPTTKTPCVIFMPEGSKTHMGATMRLGSRRTYFQGNKCKSAKLYGNASYVDERHRHRYEVNPDMVPEFEKAGLSFVGRDESGKRMEIIELPTHRFFVGAQFHPEFKSRPGKPSPLFLGLIAAASGQLDHLLQRPCGVFSPTGRCSCFSNGTQNLKVYKNGHVIKPLKGLVNGHYPATGNGAIPI